One part of the Candidatus Defluviilinea gracilis genome encodes these proteins:
- a CDS encoding glycosyltransferase family 4 protein, with the protein MPRVLYTAFDVVPSPKGASTHILHNIRGLVNGQFDVHLVTPNDGALPTEDAIEGARVTRISQDVSQNFLARATHFGKAVFNHLALHHEYDVAHYRNIWDGLAIAQNKKRFGYKTLFEVNGLPSIELKYHYPGIDSELLTKIKEQEIATLHLSDAIICPSNVTRDYIASLGLPLRLVTVIPNGVSPSDFSASPLPSREGRIPTLLYIGTLADWQGLEVVVKALPKILEQRAVRLHIVGRGRSRQRKFLAKQIRKLGVEENVIVQPAVPHHEIPALIASADICVAPLGFNDRNVTQGACPIKVLEYMAGGRPLLASNLPIVRELAREDVDALLFSPNDPDDLAKQALTLLDDFDLSKRLADSASERALTKFTWHESQKKLLKVYQKLLA; encoded by the coding sequence ATGCCTCGCGTACTCTATACCGCCTTCGATGTCGTGCCCAGCCCGAAGGGCGCGTCCACACATATTTTGCATAACATTCGCGGGTTGGTCAATGGGCAATTTGATGTCCATTTGGTTACGCCGAATGACGGCGCGCTCCCGACCGAAGACGCGATCGAAGGTGCGCGAGTCACGCGCATCTCGCAAGACGTCTCGCAAAATTTTTTGGCGCGCGCCACGCATTTTGGAAAGGCGGTCTTCAACCATCTCGCCTTGCATCACGAGTACGATGTTGCGCATTATCGAAACATCTGGGATGGGCTTGCCATCGCGCAGAACAAAAAACGCTTCGGCTACAAAACCCTCTTTGAAGTCAACGGACTTCCCTCGATTGAACTCAAATATCATTACCCTGGAATCGATTCGGAGTTGCTGACCAAGATCAAAGAACAGGAGATTGCGACTCTTCATCTTTCGGATGCGATCATCTGCCCCTCGAATGTGACGCGCGACTACATCGCCTCGCTCGGACTCCCCTTGAGGCTGGTCACAGTCATCCCGAACGGAGTTAGCCCTTCGGATTTTTCCGCCTCGCCGTTGCCCAGCCGCGAGGGACGAATCCCCACGTTGTTGTACATCGGCACCCTCGCCGATTGGCAGGGACTCGAAGTCGTAGTCAAAGCCTTGCCGAAGATTCTCGAACAGCGAGCGGTTCGACTCCACATCGTCGGGCGCGGGCGTTCGAGGCAGAGAAAATTTTTAGCGAAGCAGATCCGCAAACTGGGCGTCGAAGAGAACGTGATCGTCCAGCCTGCCGTGCCGCATCATGAAATCCCAGCATTGATCGCCAGCGCGGACATTTGCGTCGCCCCGCTGGGGTTCAACGACCGCAACGTCACGCAAGGCGCGTGTCCCATCAAGGTGTTGGAATACATGGCGGGCGGGCGTCCGCTGTTGGCGTCGAATCTGCCCATCGTCCGCGAACTCGCCCGCGAAGATGTGGACGCGTTGTTGTTTTCGCCGAACGACCCCGATGATCTTGCAAAACAAGCGTTGACCTTGCTCGACGATTTCGACTTATCGAAACGATTAGCCGACTCCGCCTCCGAACGGGCGCTCACGAAATTCACATGGCACGAATCGCAGAAGAAGTTGTTGAAGGTGTATCAGAAACTGCTGGCGTAA